In one Dermatophagoides farinae isolate YC_2012a chromosome 4, ASM2471394v1, whole genome shotgun sequence genomic region, the following are encoded:
- the LOC124490414 gene encoding 2-oxoisovalerate dehydrogenase subunit alpha, mitochondrial, translating into MMFSIIRKILQQTNNLLNGQQQRSSSLLIIDKFCRHLHSATLYHNNNQRHHNNNNNNKLFEHESMNNNELPEFSGMKAKFITELKFLDRCDENDSIRPFRILDVDGTFVAKQYEKQLDIDLMKRFYREIVRLNQMDDILNQAQRQGRISFYMTSYGEEATHFGPAAALSDKDWLFGQYREPGVLLWRGFTYEQFISQCFGNNQDLGKGRQMPIHYGSRDLNYVTIKSSLATGLPHAVGAAYGFKLTQQDRVSFAYFGEGAASEGDAHAAFNFAATLQCPVIFFCRNNGYAISTPTKEQYHGDGIVVRGPALGIPSIRVDGNDILACYYVVKEARRICIQESRPALIEAMTYRLSHHSTSDDSSVYRSDVEVKSWKESSHPLNRIEKLLRRYDAFNEQEEKEWRNKHRKEMINLIDRLEKLPKVPIREMFTDVYDQMPEYLHEQHQELMEHLQKYHQHYPQLTNFMDDKK; encoded by the exons ATGATGTTTTCCATCATACGTAAAATTCTTCAACAAACCAATAATTTGTTGaatggtcaacaacaacgatcatcatcattattgataattgataaattttgtcGACATTTACATAGTGCCACATtgtatcataataataatcaacgtcatcataataataataataataataaattattcgaacatgaatcgatgaataataatgaattaccAGAATTCTCTGGTATGAAAGCAAAATTTATAActgaattaaaatttttggatcgttgtgatgaaaatgattcaatacgACCATTTAGGATACTTGATGTGGATGGTACATTTGTTGCTAAacaatatgaaaaacaattggaTATTGATCTTATGAAACGATTCTATCGTG AGATTGTACGATTAAATCAAATGGATGACATATTGAATCAGGCTCAACGACAAGGACGTATTTCATTCTATATGACATCGTATGGTGAAGAGGCAACACATTTTGGACCGGCCGCAGCTTTATCCGACAAAGATTGGCTATTTGGCCAATATCGTGAACCAGGTGTATTATTGTGGCGTGGTTTTACATATGAACAATTTATTAGCCAATGTTTTGGAAATAATCAGGATCTTGGTAAAGGTCGACAGATGCCCATCCATTATGGTAGTCGTGATTTGAATTATGttacaatcaaatcatcattagcgACTGGATTACCGCATGCAGTCGGTGCTGCTTATGGTTTTAAATTAACTCAACAGGATCGGGTATCATTTGCTTATTTTGGTGAAGGAGCCGCATCCGAAGGTGATGCTCATGCAGCTTTTAATTTTGCCGCTACCCTACAATGTCCGGTCATATTCTTCtg TAGAAACAATGGTTATGCAATTTCTACACCCACTAAAGAGCAATATCATGGTGACGGTATCG TGGTAAGAGGACCGGCATTAGGTATACCATCGATTCGTGTGGATGGCAATGATATATTAGCCTGTTATTATGTAGTGAAAGAAGCACGAAGAATCTGTATACAAGAATCACGACCAGCATTGATCGAAGCCATGACCTATCGATTAAGTCATCATTCAACGTCTGATGATTCATCTGTTTATCGTAGCGATGTTGAAGTAAAATCATGGAAAGAAAGTAGTCATCCATTGAAtcgtattgaaaaattattacgtCGTTATGATGCATTCAATGAACAGGAGGAAAAAGAATGGCGAAATAAACATCGAAAAGagatgatcaatttgattgatcgattagaAAAACTACCTAAAGTACCGATCAGAGAAATGTTTACCGATGTTTATGATCAAATGCCTGAATATCTTCATGAACAACATCAAGAATTAATGGAACATTTACAAAagtatcatcaacattatccacaattgacaaattttatggatgacaaaaaatga
- the cdm gene encoding LOW QUALITY PROTEIN: importin-13-like protein cdm (The sequence of the model RefSeq protein was modified relative to this genomic sequence to represent the inferred CDS: deleted 1 base in 1 codon): protein MNFMMDHNKTKFEETNNLLINLQKSKEAWMFAWLLMKKDKPVNVQYFGASSLYVKLTKYHFELDNNSYRQLWDKIIENLIGYMESAEFNLITTKLISCLAVCIVQNIDNEWNNALQDLWNLFQPEKLSNIPSTRVIHVLLEILSVIPDELNHPYQDKNKKQASRLELVKHAESVLMFVYKILSEENISDNITKICLKCFHCWSIGLDTIVLTENHLAIMAIVLNCVRNENTCHEAVECIIAIYTCPHMIKQPKMIIQLIEQMTIGLTNLIDQTIQESNMDYLRDLYFLFVSIGESHTRLILDSLTDLSLNRDILIEFFRIILKCSSTPTHYGYDETISDLPFNFWINFQDDFMASDESKIQIYLNIFKDIFHSMINIFLFKLQYPPDEIYEQSWDKDDRERFRCYRQDIADTYTYCFSILNTSLLQILMDHFNKALSQTMMATSKDMNQISTSIRYLEAVIYAFSALTENISPTETVYMPQIISSFQTLSNECLNDSRLLSTINCFLSNSADWLANNINYFAFTLTIISNSLKSNDQMVVISATMALKVITTECQLDLRPYSLDIIRICEEYLQYPNLQYKEKARLMHSLGTILSIMPLDVIMNTIDRILIPILTETEKILTNTNNNNNDNPDSRIHINGVLLMLSNLFAKLDVNLKGTDLEEGDHLISKSLVQAKARNNIPQPLYKIFEKIMPMFGVIAMNYSYDEEIAQNVCECVKKTVITLLDDVKPMIGNILHLLLHLYRNSKSISVIQISRQIFTLFHKESELLPNLQEYFYTLTTITIEQFAKDFRENTFLVQNFFEESAHSLRKATAIFLYPKLNLSTLFDWAIAGIVLPEKGTVHQCSIFISEFLNQGRQNEQFHKVIQERFDMLVMKVFIVIGGQQGSPSFAVDYMPDIIIVLNQKYSDSFTRALNSIIDYNGFPTDMVTREQKCKFVQSISTLRNNKRRLREIVKEFSCRCRGLFGVDSKQ, encoded by the exons ATGAACTTTATGATGGACcacaataaaacaaaatttgaagaAACAAATAATCTATTGATTAATctacaaaaatcaaaagaagcATGGATGTTTGCatggttgttgatgaaaaaagataAACCAGTGAATGTACAATATTTTGGTGCATCTTCATTGTATGTTAAATTGACAAaatatcattttgaattagACAATAATAGCTATCGACAATTATgggat aaaataattgaaaatcttATCGGCTATATGGAAAGTgctgaattcaatttaataacAACTAAATTGATTTCATGTCTAGCTGTTTGTATTGTACAGAATATCGATAACGAATGGAATAATGCACTTCAAGATCTTTGGAATCTATTTCAACcggaaaaattatcaaatattCCATCCACACGTGTGATACATGTTCTATTGGAAATATTGAGCGTTATACCAGATGAACTTAATCATCCATATCAGgataagaataaaaaacaagcaTCAAGATTGGAACTAGTTAAACATGCTGAATCGGTATTAATGTTTGTGTATAAAATTCTTTCTGAAGAAAATATTTCCGATAATATTACGAAAATATGTCTAAAATGTTTCCATTGTTGGTCTATCGGTTTAGATACTATTGTATTGACTGAAAATCATTTGGCCATCATGGCtattgttttgaattgtgtacgaaatgaaaataccTGCCATGAAGCTGTTGAATGTATAATTGCCATATATACATGTCCACATATGATCAAACAgccaaaaatgattattcaattaattgaacaaatgaCCATTGGTCTGACGAATTTAATTGATCAAACCATACAAGAATCAAATATGGATTATCTTCGTGatctttattttctatttgtaTCTATTGGTGAATCACATACCCGTCTAATATTGGATTCATTGACCGATTTATCATTAAATCGggatattttgattgaattttttcgtaTCATATTAAAATGTAGCAGTACACCAACCCATTATGGTTATGATGAAACTATAAGTGATTTACCATTTAATTTttggataaattttcaaGATGATTTTATGGCATCGGATGAAAGTAAAATACAAATCTATTTAAACATATTCAAAGATATattccattcaatgattaatatatttttatttaaattacaATATCCACCGGATGAAATTTATGAACAATCATGGGATAAAGATGACCGAGAAAGATTTCGTTGCTATCGACAAGATATAGCCGATACATATACATATTGTTTTAGTATATTGaatacatcattattacagaTTTTAATGGATCATTTTAACAAAGCACTGTCACAAACAATGATGGCCACTTCAAAAgatatgaatcaaatatcTACATCGATTCGTTATTTAGAAGCAGTGATCTATGCATTCAGTGCATTAACGGAGAATATTTCCCCAACGGAAACCGTATATATGCCACAAATAATTAGTTCATTTCAAACactttcaaatgaatgtcTCAATGATTCACGGctattatcaacaattaaTTGCTTTTTATCAAATTCCGCTGATTGGTTAGCAAATAATATCAATTATTTTGCATTCACATTAACAATCATAtcgaattcattgaaatcaaacgATCAAATGGTTGTTATATCGGCAACAATGGCATTAAAAGTGATTACAACTGAATGTCAACTAGATCTTCGTCCATATTCATTAGATATAATACGGATTTGTGAAGAATATCTACAATATCCGAATTTacaatataaagaaaaagctCGACTTATGCATTCATTGGGTACGATTCTTTCCATAATGCCATTAGATGTAATCATGAATACAATTGATCGAATATTGATACCAATATTAACGgaaacggaaaaaattctaacaaatacgaataataataataatgacaatccGGATTCACGTATTCATATTAATGGTGTATTATTAATGTTATCCAATCTTTTTGCTAAACTTGATGTCAATCTAAAAGGCACCGATCTAGAAGAAGGTGATCATCTTATATCGAAATCATTGGTACAAGCTAAAGCACGTAATAATATACCACAACCATtgtataaaatttttgaaaaaataatgccCATGTTTGGTGTAATAGCAATGAATTATTCTTATGATGAAGAGATTGCTCAAAATGTTTGTGAATGTGTTAAGAAAACCGTTATAACATTATTGGATGATGTTAAACCAATGATTGGCAATATTCTACACCTATTACTTCATCTTTATCGTAATTCAAAATCCATTTCGGTCATACAAATTTCTCGACAAATATTTACATTATTCCATAAGGAATCAGAACTATTGCCAAATCTTCAGGAATATTTTTATACATTAACGACCATAACTATTGAACAATTTGCAAAAGATTTTCGTGAAAATACATTTCTTgtacagaattttttcgaaGAATCTGCACACTCATTACGAAAAGCAACGGCAATATTTCTATATCCTAAATTAAATCTTTCAACATTATTTGATTGGGCCATTGCCGGTATTGTTTTACCGGAAAAAGGTACCGTTCATCAATGTTCAATATTTATCAgtgaatttttgaatcaaggtcgacaaaatgaacaattccATAAAGTAATACAGGAAAGATTCGATATGCTTGTAATGAAAGTGTTCATCGTGATCGGTGGTCAACAAGGTTCACCATCATTCGCCGTCGATTATATGCCCGACATAATTATtgtattgaatcaaaaatattcgGATAGCTTCACACGtgcattgaattcaataatcgattataatGGCTTTCCTACCGATATGGTAACACGTGaacaaaaatgtaaatttgtGCAATCAATATCCACATTACGTAATAACAAACGACGTTTACGTGAAATTGTAAAAGAATTTAGCTGCCGTTGTCGTGGCCTATTCGGTGTCGATagtaaacaataa